The Candidatus Coatesbacteria bacterium genome contains a region encoding:
- a CDS encoding tetratricopeptide repeat protein — protein sequence MSKTLAIPLIIALSGTACFLDSSGGNTASSAQSEKEDGGVSTVADSATSELARLLEAGNEALAAGDLRAATDYYEDAEELAPEDPFVKNNLGLVSMEKGYYSLAASHFREALDLLPYYYKAHNNLGNCYYHMEYYDLARDAYEEALRIKPDYALAHWNYAMLLEKTGEELDAIRHWQRYISLAEGEGDAAFARDRIAALRDSAENGGDVGASAEELEAGYDID from the coding sequence GTGTCGAAAACACTCGCCATCCCGTTGATCATCGCCTTATCGGGCACCGCCTGCTTTCTGGACTCCTCCGGCGGCAATACCGCTTCCTCCGCGCAAAGCGAAAAGGAAGACGGCGGTGTCAGCACCGTCGCCGACAGCGCAACCTCGGAGCTGGCCCGCCTGCTCGAGGCCGGCAACGAGGCCCTGGCCGCCGGCGACCTGCGCGCCGCCACCGATTACTACGAGGACGCCGAGGAACTGGCCCCCGAAGACCCCTTCGTCAAGAACAACCTCGGCCTGGTCTCGATGGAGAAGGGCTACTACTCCCTGGCCGCCAGCCACTTCCGCGAAGCCCTCGACCTGCTGCCCTACTACTACAAGGCCCATAACAATCTGGGCAACTGCTATTACCACATGGAGTACTACGATCTGGCCCGCGACGCCTACGAAGAAGCGCTGCGGATCAAGCCCGACTACGCTTTGGCCCACTGGAACTACGCCATGTTGCTGGAGAAGACCGGCGAGGAGCTCGACGCCATCCGTCACTGGCAGCGCTATATCAGTCTGGCCGAAGGCGAGGGCGACGCCGCCTTCGCCCGGGACCGTATCGCCGCCCTGCGCGACAGCGCCGAAAACGGCGGCGATGTGGGCGCCAGCGCCGAAGAGCTCGAAGCCGGTTACGACATCGACTAA